Proteins encoded together in one Lutra lutra chromosome 4, mLutLut1.2, whole genome shotgun sequence window:
- the TMEM74 gene encoding transmembrane protein 74, whose translation MELHCLDKRSSQAVLCDAVDWHSGQLPGDRADAAAARAALCCQRHCMSTPRAAEMEGSKLSPAPAFPSSSLQDSVIQTDSLPPGPLISGNNHVTAGRKVCNCCSQELETSFTCVDENVNLEQRNPCSPPAKGSHHLGDLGWGNPNEWSHEAAISLISEDEDEISSEATSSGKSVDYGFISAILFLVTGILLVIISYIVPREVTVDPNTVAAREMERLERESARLGAHLDRCVIAGLCLLTLGGVVLSCLLMMSMWKGELYRRNRFASSKESAKLYGSFNFRMKTCTNENTLELSLVEEDALDG comes from the coding sequence ATGGAGCTCCACTGCCTTGACAAGAGGAGCAGCCAGGCTGTCCTGTGTGATGCTGTGGACTGGCATTCAGGACAGCTTCCTGGTGACCGGGCAGATGCAGCTGCCGCCAGAGCTGCTCTCTGCTGCCAGAGACACTGTATGTCAACACCAAGAGCAGCTGAGATGGAAGGGTCTAAACTTAGCCCTGCTCCAgcattcccctcctcctctctgcaaGACAGTGTTATTCAGACGGACTCCTTGCCACCAGGGCCTCTCATCTCAGGGAACAACCACGTAACAGCAGGACGGAAAGTCTGCAACTGCTGCAGCCAGGAATTAGAAACTTCTTTCACCTGTGTGGATGAGAATGTCAACCTAGAGCAAAGGAACCCGTGCTCTCCTCCGGCAAAAGGGAGCCATCACCTGGGAGACCTTGGCTGGGGAAATCCGAATGAGTGGTCTCATGAGGCTGCCATATCCTTGATATCTGAGGATGAAGATGAAATAAGTTCGGAAGCCACTTCTTCAGGGAAGTCCGTAGACTATGGTTTCATCAGTGCCATCTTGTTCTTGGTCACTGGCATCTTGCTTGTGATCATCTCTTACATTGTCCCTCGGGAAGTGACGGTGGATCCCAACACCGTGGCAGCCCGGGAGATGGAACGTTTGGAGAGGGAGAGTGCAAGGCTGGGGGCGCACCTGGACCGCTGTGTGATTGCAGGACTCTGCCTGCTCACCcttgggggggttgttttgtcCTGTTTGCTGATGATGTCCATGTGGAAAGGGGAGCTATATCGTCGCAACAGGTTTGCCTCTTCCAAAGAGTCTGCAAAACTCTACGGTTCTTTCAACTTCAGGATGAAAACCTGCACTAATGAAAACACCTTGGAACTGTCCTTGGTAGAGGAAGATGCCCTTGATGGATAG